A window from Mya arenaria isolate MELC-2E11 chromosome 9, ASM2691426v1 encodes these proteins:
- the LOC128203016 gene encoding uncharacterized protein LOC128203016 — protein MKSTGKTVVVFCVLGLLIILIHFKYNHICHGRLGKSMLTQRSNEVNDNAVRECRYVFLDLGSNKGVQVRKLFEPNLYPKALIIPVFDRVFGNIFERQKYACAFGFEANPRHMKRLKFIEESYKNKGFQVDFYNLAVSDRDNAIVTIFSETNFNLDWGAGILDQAINNKANMTRYKVHTVDIVKFIVETINPLKPKAVFMKMDIEGSEFLVVPHMIKNKVLCKDIITSAGIEIHKWAGKPLNMSLDMRELEHNLKQQECVPTSVIPLDDETYNMDVAINPDS, from the coding sequence ATGAAATCTACTGGCAAAACGGTTGTCGTCTTTTGTGTTCTCGGTttacttataatattaattcatttcaaatataatcacATTTGTCATGGACGACTTGGAAAATCCATGTTAACTCAAAGAAGCAATGAAGTTAATGACAATGCAGTGCGCGAATGTCGGTATGTCTTTCTGGATTTGGGTTCAAACAAAGGTGTGCAAGTTCGGAAATTATTTGAACCTAATCTTTATCCAAAGGCTTTAATAATCCCCGTATTCGACCGGGTTTTTGGAAATATCTTCGAAAGGCAAAAATATGCCTGTGCATTTGGCTTTGAAGCGAACCCGAGGCATATGAAAAGACTAAAATTTATTGAAGAGTCGTACAAAAACAAAGGCTTCCAAGTGGATTTTTACAACCTTGCTGTTTCAGATAGGGACAATGCCATAGTAACAATCTTTTCGGAAACAAACTTTAATCTGGATTGGGGAGCAGGAATTTTAGACCAAGCCATCAACAATAAGGCCAATATGACAAGGTATAAGGTACACACAGTGGATATAGTGAAATTCATCGTTGAAACAATAAATCCTTTGAAACCAAAAGCAGTTTTTATGAAGATGGACATTGAAGGCTCGGAGTTTTTGGTAGTGCCTCATATGATAAAGAATAAGGTTTTGTGCAAGGATATCATAACATCAGCGGGTATCGAAATCCACAAATGGGCAGGAAAACCACTGAATATGTCATTAGACATGAGAGAATTAGAGCATAATTTGAAACAACAGGAATGTGTTCCAACAAGTGTTATTCCGCTTGACGATGAAACATATAACATGGACGTAGCAATTAATCCGGATAGCTGA